The genomic stretch TCTCCAGGTTTAGTTGATTTCACTCTTATTACCAGCTCTTCTTCAAGGATATCCACTTCTTCTACATCTAAAGAATAGCCGCCTGTTGGTTTCATCCCCTCAGTAATCAGGACAAATCTTTTGCCATCATACCTTTTTTCCTGAACCAGGGGCAGTTCTTTAGAAAACTCAATCCAATTGACAATTTCGTCGGGTAAACTTTGGTAATCAGGCCTGTAAAAAACAGGTTCAACAGCAGAATCCGCAATACTTATACTATGATATCCTTTCCACTGGTAATCAACACTATATCCCAGCGCTTCACTTGCAAACCTTAAAGGCACGTAAGTCCTCTCCCCTTTAATCATGGCCTCAGTATCCATGGTAATAGTTTCATTAGAAGTAGTTACCTGATTACTTCCAATGGTTAGAGAGATATCCTCCGTTTCAGACTTGCTAATAGTAACTGTTTCAGTAGAATTGTTCCACTTCACTTCGTGTCCCAAACCTTCACTTATTGCTCTTATGGGAATCTGAGTTCTAGATAGATTGTCTATAAAAGGTGCTCCCAGTTCATTGGTAATGGTAAATTGTTCACCATTGATAAAGACACGAAACTCACCCTCAGAAGCTTCTGTAAGATTAGGAACCAATAATATCAGCAGTGTAATAACAATAAAAATATTTCTTTTCAACTTTTTACCCCCTGATTAGTTTTATTCTAACCTTTACATTGTTTTAGACGAAAAGAACGCTGCCTTGTTCCATATTAAGAATATATGGGGACAGAAAATTATCCTTTGGGAGTGGCAGGCATACGGGAAATGATAAAACGAGAATTGTTGGGACAAACCATATTTAGTCTGTATACTAGGAGGTTGCGGCAGGTGTTTTTTGACAAACACAACAGTGGCCATATAAGCACCGTTGAAGCATTCAATATCTGGAATTCTTTAAGGGCAAGGTATGCCAGTATCCAAACACATAAGACGGATATGAACTTTGTTCATGACCGTGACCTTTATATGTTGTTGAGAAATCATTTAAGCCATTTTGGCAAACAAGTTAATGTTCTGGAAAAAGCAGCAAAAGATTATAAAGTTAAACCTCCCGCAAGGCCACCGGAAGAAATTAATTTTACCACCAAAATAGATGAGATAACTGATGACTACATTTTCAAAAGGATTTATGCTGATTTACATGCTGAATTGTTTGCCTTAAGCCGGGCTACTCGTTCCTCTACAACTAATGATAACCTTAGAAAGATATTTAACGATATTTTCCTTGTCCATATAAATATTTTTGAAAGGTACTACAAATACGGCAAGTTAAAAGGCTGGACTGATATTGAACCTTCCTATACATCTTTCAAAGAGGTTGAAAGGGAACAACTTTCCGTAAGCGAGGCTTATCATATTTGGGATCATTTAAATGAGAGATATGATCAGATACAACTCACTCAATTTTATTTAACTTTTGCTCACGACGCTGATTTTAAAAAAATATTGAGTAGGGGATTGACGGAACTTACAAAACAAGCCAGTATTCTGGAAAAACTGGCAACTAAATTTTACGTTCCACTTCCGAAAAAACCACCTGCATTCCAAGAAGCATCAGTCGACCCAGAAATCATGGAAGATAATTTTGTATTCAGGAGGCTTTTCACGGGTATACAGGCAGCCATTGGTTTACATATTAGAGCTGTAGTTGAAACGGTCCGCAATGATTATCTGCGAGAAGAGTTTTATAAGTTATTAAAGAAAGAATTAGAAATATTAGATGCTTACCTTAAGTATGGAAAACTTAAAGGATGGTTGCCTGCAGTGCCGACTTATAGTCCGTAAAAATTTGTATTCATGGCTATGCCTACGATACCGCCTGCTATAGAATAACCAATACATTCAAGTCTAAACGAACCGCAGGAACTGTTCCCTGGTCGGTGTTATGAACCGGCGAGGAAAATCAACATCAAGTCGTTGGGCTTATAGAATATTCTTTTAATGAAACGAAACAGGTGCTTAGATTTGTCATCTAAGCACCTGTTTAGGCTTGGTATTTACCATTGGATTGTCCTAGTTTAATAAATATTGCATCTTCATTTTCATCCCACTCCGCGTCAAATAGTCCTTTTTTATCTATGTCAAAGAAATTAACGAACCCTTTACTTTGTAGTTTACCATCGGTTACCTTAAGACCACCACTTTCAACAGGTGTTAACTTGAGTATTTTGTCATCAGGATCATAAGCTATAGAAATATTATTATCCCCGGTCTTTTCATGTAAGTCAGGACTGAAAATTAAGTGCGTCTTGGTTAACTTAGCTGATTTAGGTCTTAGACCACCTCTGGTAGGATTGTATTCAATAAATGCCATGTTAGTTATTACACCTCCTATAATATATTAAATATAATCTATCATATTACGGTGGTCAGGGCAAGTTTATGGTAATGATATAATAAAAATTTAAAGTTGTTGAAGTCAGACGATCTCCTGCTTTCTCATTTCTGGTCCAATCATGTTTGATAAAAACTTTATCAACTAACTGAAGGCGGAATTAGCCCTACCATAAGAGAAGTATGTTAGAATTTCTTTAGCATTACCTGTATTCCTTTCGACAGAATACTATTATAATAAACCATATCATGGCTAAAAGGAAGAAAAAAGGGGAAAGCCTGTTGGAGGAGGTTTATAATGATTAATGTCGATTCAAGAACAAAGAAGCTAAAGCCTCTATCTATAACGCCTGCCCAGGCAATAGTAATTGGCTATTTACTTTTTGATATTTTAGCAACAATTTTATTAAGCTTACCCTTTTCTCTTAACCCAGGTATGAATTTAAGCATTATTGATGCATTATTTACTGCAACCAGTGCCATTAGCGTAACTGGACTGACCGTAGTTAGCACCCCCGAGACTTTTAGTTTTATTGGTAAGGTTATACTTACCTTCTTGCTTCAATTCGGTGGTATTGGCATTATGACCTTAGGCACATTATTTTACGTACTTCGAGGCACAAAAGTTAACCTCTTAACGCGGATGATGATGAAGTCTGACCAAAATCAGACATCCTTTAGCGGGATGATAAAATTAATGCTCTTCATATTAAAAGTTGCTATTGTCTTAGAGGTAATCGGAACGGTAATCCTCACAATATACTTCTGGCTTTTTTATAACATGCCCTTTGACAAGGCATTAGGATTTGGTAGCTTCCATAGTGTATCAGGATTTACTAATGCCGGTTTTGATTTATTTGGAAATAGTTTACAAAATTTCACCCAAGATTACTTTATTCAAAGCGTTATTTCTTTATTATTATTAGCCGGAGCTATTGGCTTTCCTGTATTAATGGAATTATATTTTTACTTTAAAGCTCTCTATGATAAAAGTCGCTTTCATTTCTCTTTATATACAAAAGTTACTACCGTAACCTTTTTTATTTTGCTGATCATAGGTTTTGTTATGGTTATTATATCCGAAAGTTCAAGTGCATTGGCTGGTTTACCCTGGCACGAAAAAATTTCAATTGCTTTGTTTCACTCACTGAATACTCGTAGCGGTGGTTTTAGTACAATTGATGCAGGGGTCTTACATAATGCAGCTTTACTATTTTTCAGTTTGTTAATGTTTATTGGTGCTTCCCCCAGCAGTTGTGGTGGTGGTATAAGGACCACAACTTTTGCCATAGCCTTCCTTAGTATGTTAGCATCCTTTCGCGGCCGCAGCGACGTAAGGATTTTTAGACGCGAACTTTATCATGAAAATATAACCAGGGCTTTTACAGTTTTCTTTATTGCCACCATGCTTGTAGTTGGTTCAGTATTTTTACTCACCATACTTGAACCTTACACAACAAATGAAATAGTTTTTGAAGTCTGTTCAGCTTTTGGTACAACCGGGCTTTCCACGGGCATTACGGGTGACTTGAGTACCCTAGGGAAGCTCATTATAATTACGCTCATGTTTATAGGCCGGATAGGAATAATTTCTCTTTTGTTATTTTTCCAAGGTAAAACAATTGCCGGTCCTAAGTATCATTTATTAAAAGAAAGAATTATTATTGGTTAGAACGGTTACTAAAGGCGAGCATCAATATTCTCTGGTGCAATCTCCACGGGGTGACCTCCAAACACGAAAAGACAAAATAATACTTTTTCCCCGAAGGTAAATTCTTAATTTTCATTGAAATTTGTAAAAAACGAACAATCTACCATTTCATCTCTGGAAGGTGTAATAATTGAAACGATTTTTTTACAGTCTTCGCTTTCGCATCATACTTCTTATTCTTCTTGCCGTTCTCCCTGCTTTAGGACTAATACTATACACGGCAAATGAAGAGCACAAACTAGCCACTCAACAAGCAAAAGCTGATGCTTTGACAATCGCACGGCTGATTTCCCATGATGAGGAGCGAATAATTGCAGAATCCCGGCAATTTCTTGCTGTTACAGCTCAGCTCCCCATATTCCTCAGCGGCGGTTCAGCTGAGCATACCGCATTTTTACAAGACTTGCTGGGAAAAACCCCCCATTACTCATCTATTAGCGTAGTTAAGCCGGATGGTAGTCTATTAAGTAGCAGTCCACCAGTTAACGAGTCAATCGACCTGGCTGACCGGCCTTATTTACAACGCTCTCTCCTGACTGGTGAATTCAGAGTCGGGGACTACCAAATTAGCCGGTTGACCGGCAGTGCCTCTCTTCCCTTTAGTTATCCCATTATTGATGACGTGGGACGTATACAGGCAGTGCTTGTTGCTGAATTAGATTTAGCCTGGCTCAATCAAATGGCGGCTGAAGCAAAATTACCCGAAGGCTCAGTTTTGACTATAAGAGACCGCAACGGTACAATCTTAGCCCGTTATCCCGAGCCGGAAAAATGGGTTGGAAAATCCGTGCCGGAGGCCCCCATAGCTCAGGCTATTACCAGTCACCCCAATAAGAGTACCATGGAGAGTCTCGGTGTGGACGGAATTCCGCGACTTTACGCATTCCAGCAGTTTGCTGATTACGCAGGAGATAGGGATGTGTTTATCAGTGTGGGCATACCCACCGAAGTAGCATTTGCCGGTGTGAACAGGATACAAACTCGTAATCTGGTGGGAGTCGGACTCGTAACCTTCCTGGCAGTATTGATTGCATGGTCCGGCAGTTATCGTCTTATCTTACGGCGAATTAATGAGCTAATGAGTGCAACAAAGAGTCTGGCAGCGGGTGACCTGTCTGTCCGTACTAACTTACCTTACGGGCAAGGTGAACTTGGCCAACTTTCACGTGCATTTGACAGTATGGCTGCAAAGCTGGAGCAGCGTACTAAAGAACTTCAAGAGGCAGAATCCAGGTACCGTGCTCTGGTGGAAAACATTCCAGCGGTTACATATACCTTAAAGCCGGGTGATGAAGGATATGTTAGCCCCCAAATAAATAAAATGCTGGGCTTATCACAGGCGGAATGGATGTCTGATCCCGGGCTTTGCTTTAACCAAGTTCATCCTTTAGATCGACCGCGTGTTCGGGTGGAGGTATGCGAACGAATAGAAAAGCTTGAATCATACCGGTCAGAGTACCGGATGATTATTAGCAGTGGCTTCCAAGTATGGGTCCGAAACGAAGCTGCAGCGATAAGAGATGAATCTGGTCAACCAAGCTTTATACAAGGCTTTGTGACGGACATTACGGACCGCAAACAGAATGAAGAAGCAGTCAAACTTGCTTATTTAAAGCTTAATCAAATCTTTAATACTGCAGTTGATGGTATGTGTGTTATCAACAAAGAATTTAAAATAATTAAGGCAAACGATGCGTACTGCACCTTAGCAGGAATAGCTAAAGAGGCAGCCATAGGGGCAAAATGCTATGAGGTTTTTCCCAGCCCTATATGTTGTACCTCTGACTGTCCACTAAATCAAATTCTTAATGGTAAGACGCATGTGGAATATGATATGGAAAAGGTGCTTGATAATGGAAGCCTTCTTGCTTGTATTGTGACAGCAAATGCTTATCATGACCTAAACGGTGAATTGATAGGCGTTGTAGAAGATATAAAGGACATTTCTGAACGTAAACAGGTGGAAAGGGAAATGGCTCGCCTGGAACAACTAAACATGGTAGGAGAAATGGCAGCCGGTATCGGCCACGAAATTAGGAACCCTATGACCACTGTCCGTGGCTTTCTACAGATGCTTGGGGGCAAAAAGGAACTTATTGAGTATAAGGCTCATTTTGACCTCATGATTGAAGAATTAGATAGAGCAAACTCAATAATTACGGAGTTTCTTTCCCTGGCAAAAGACAAACCTTCTGATTTAAAGACTCAAAATCTTAATAAAGTAGTGAAAGCTCTGTTTCCCTTAATGGAATCAGATTCCATTAATTCGGAAAAATATGTTACACTGGAATTAAACGAGGAAATACCTGATTTACTTCTCGATGAAAAAGAGATACGACAGGTAATTTTAAACCTGGTCCGCAACGGCCTGGAAGCAATGTCACCCGGAGGAAATTTAACAGTAAAAACTTTTACCGCAAATAACGAGGTGGTTTTAGCCGTACAGGATCAGGGTACAGGTATTGAAAGTGAAGTCCTCGAAAAATTAGGCCAGCCTTTTCTGACAACAAAAGAAAACGGAACTGGTTTGGGACTGTCATTGTGTTATAGCATTGTTAACAGGCATAACGCTGTTATGGAAGTGGAAACTAGCCGAGAAGGGACAACAATGTATGTTAAATTTAATAGTTGCTTTCCACCAGGGCAGGATTAGTGAATTCTTAGTGAAAGATTCGTAACTTATAGAAGTAACCAGGGGGATCTTCCCCCCTGGTTACATATTATTCTATCTATTTGTCTATAGAGTATCACCAATATCCCTATGATACTCTTGTAAAGATTTCTTGCCGGCTTCCTGACCGTTATTTTCTTTATATACTGCAATACCCCTTGCACTGGCCAGGGCGGCAGCCATAGTGGTGATATACGGCACTTTGTGTTTGATAGCTGTTTTGCGAATATAAGAGTCATCGTGTTGGCTGCGTTTTCCGGACGGGGTATTAATCACCAGGTCAATCTCATTATTTTTAATGCCATCTATTATATTGGGCCGGCCTTGATATAGTTTTTTAATCTCTTCGGATGCGATCCCATTTTCCTTAAGGAAATTATGGGTTCCTTCTGTTGCCTTAATATGAAAGTCCATTTTGCTAAATACTCTGGCCGTTTCCAGGGCAGCCTCTTTGTCCTGATCGTTTACACTGATCAGAACGGTTCCGGATGTGGGAAGGGGAGACTGAGTTGCTTCTTGAGCCTTGTAAAATGCTAACTCAAATGAATCGGCAATTCCTAACACTTCCCCAGTGGAACGCATTTCCGGTCCCAGTAACGGGTCTACTTCCTGGAACATGTTAAAGGGGAAAACCGCCTCTTTTACCCCAAAATGAGGAATGCTTTTGGAGACAAGTTCCTTTACAGGGGACTCTTTATCGGTCTGGTTCGCCAACATTATTTCTGTGGCAATCCGGGCCATCTGGATATTACATACCTTCGACACCAGAGGAACGGTCCGCGAAGCTCTTGGATTAGCTTCCAATACATAAACCTTATCATCAGCAATGGCGTACTGCATATTCATCAGGCCTACAACATTTAGTTCCATCGCTATTTTCCTGGTAAATTCTACAATGGTTTCAATATGTTTGGCCTCTATATTTACCGGTGGAATCACACAGGCTGAATCTCCGGAGTGGATGCCGGCCAATTCAATATGTTCCATTACCGTCGGTACAAAGGCATCAGTTCCGTCGGCGATTGCGTCAGCTTCTGCTTCAATAGCGTTATCCAGGAATTTATCAATCAAAATCGGTCTTTCTGGAGTAACCTCCACTGCCGCATCCAGGTACTGGCGGAGCATTGCTTCATCGTAAACAACTTCCATTCCCCTGCCGCCCAATACATATGAGGGACGAACCATTAAGGGGTAACCAATCCGGCTGGCAATTGCCAGCGCTTCTTCAAAATTAACCGCCATATCAGATTCCGGCATGGGGATATCGAGTTTTTCCATGATTTGACGGAACCGGTCGCGATCTTCAGCCAGGTCTATGGTTTCAGGAGAAGTGCCAAAGATGGTTACCCCTGCCTTTGCCAGTTCGCCGGCGATATTTAAGGGCGTTTGCCCCCCGAACTGAACTATTACCCCCAGGGGCTTTTCCTTTTCATATATGCTTAATACATCTTCCACTGTCAGTGGTTCAAAGTACAACTTATCAGAAGTGTCATAGTCGGTGGAAACCGTTTCCGGATTACAGTTGACAATAACTGTCTCAAAGCCCATATCCCGCAGGGCAAAAGCTGTATGCACGCAGCAGTAGTCAAATTCAATCCCCTGTCCAATCCGGTTCGGGCCGCCGCCCAGGATCATCACCTTCTGCCGCTCACTAGCTGTAGTCTGGTCAGGTGCGTTGTAGGTGGAGAAATAGTAGGCTGCGTTTTCGACACCGCTTACCGGGACTGCTTCCCATCCTTCCACTACCCCTAAGCCAATTCTGCGCCGGCGAATTTCTGCTTCCGGTAGATTTAACAGCATCGCCAGATAACGGTCAGCAAAACCATCCTTTTTAGCCCGGGCCAGCAGTTCGTCCGGCAGGTGACTATCTTTATACTCCAGAATCTTTTCTTCCAGTAAAACAAGTTCTTTCATTTGCTCAATAAACCAGAGCTTAATATGGGTTATGTTGTGAAGCTGATCGACACTCGCACCTTTACGCAATGCCTCATACATTATAAACTGGCGTTCACTCGATGGCTCTGCCAACAACGACACCAGTTCTTCCAATGAGCGCCGGTTGAAATCTTTGGCGAAACCCAGCCCGTAACGACCGGTTTCCAGGGAGCGGATTGCTTTGTGAAAGGCTTCTTTATAGTTTTTGCCGATGCTCATAACTTCACCCACAGCCCGCATTTGTGTCCCCAGTTTGTCCTGCGAATTGGGGAATTTCTCAAAGGCCCAGCGGGCAAACTTGACTACTACATAATCACCCGAAGGTGTATATTTATCCAGGGTGCCGTCCCGCCAGTAAGGAATTTCGTCCAGGGTTAAGCCGGCTGCCAGCATGGCCGAAATAAGAGCGATCGGAAAGCCGGTGGCCTTTGAAGCCAATGCGGACGAACGGGAAGTTCTAGGATTTATTTCAATAATAACAACCCGGCCG from Bacillota bacterium encodes the following:
- a CDS encoding protease complex subunit PrcB family protein, coding for MKRNIFIVITLLILLVPNLTEASEGEFRVFINGEQFTITNELGAPFIDNLSRTQIPIRAISEGLGHEVKWNNSTETVTISKSETEDISLTIGSNQVTTSNETITMDTEAMIKGERTYVPLRFASEALGYSVDYQWKGYHSISIADSAVEPVFYRPDYQSLPDEIVNWIEFSKELPLVQEKRYDGKRFVLITEGMKPTGGYSLDVEEVDILEEELVIRVKSTKPGENDYVTQAITYPYDLIVVENKELPLKFIDVDDEDRYFMNLLGIDAINKPIVAASNWIKVFKPQPNEQVAGTFKLAGIANVFEGTVSYELITEKGDVLHSSFTTAAMGDWAYFEEEIQVPGDVGNNGILLELYSESMKDGSKMFEVTIPLSV
- the carB gene encoding carbamoyl-phosphate synthase large subunit — translated: MPKRTDINKILIIGSGPIVIGQACEFDYSGTQACKALRKLGYQIVLVNSNPATIMTDPEIADVTYIEPLNVKSLTDIIAKEQPDAVLPNLGGQSALNLCSELDKAGILEQHAVKVIGVQIDAIERGEDRIAFHETMDRLGIEMARSKSAYSVEEAEKIAQELGYPVVIRPAYTMGGTGGGLVYNVEELRTIVNRGIAASMIGQVLVEESVLGWEELELEVVRDAKNQMLTVCFIENVDAMGVHTGDSFCTAPMLTISPELQERLQKYAYAIVEAIEVIGGTNVQFAHDPQTGRVVIIEINPRTSRSSALASKATGFPIALISAMLAAGLTLDEIPYWRDGTLDKYTPSGDYVVVKFARWAFEKFPNSQDKLGTQMRAVGEVMSIGKNYKEAFHKAIRSLETGRYGLGFAKDFNRRSLEELVSLLAEPSSERQFIMYEALRKGASVDQLHNITHIKLWFIEQMKELVLLEEKILEYKDSHLPDELLARAKKDGFADRYLAMLLNLPEAEIRRRRIGLGVVEGWEAVPVSGVENAAYYFSTYNAPDQTTASERQKVMILGGGPNRIGQGIEFDYCCVHTAFALRDMGFETVIVNCNPETVSTDYDTSDKLYFEPLTVEDVLSIYEKEKPLGVIVQFGGQTPLNIAGELAKAGVTIFGTSPETIDLAEDRDRFRQIMEKLDIPMPESDMAVNFEEALAIASRIGYPLMVRPSYVLGGRGMEVVYDEAMLRQYLDAAVEVTPERPILIDKFLDNAIEAEADAIADGTDAFVPTVMEHIELAGIHSGDSACVIPPVNIEAKHIETIVEFTRKIAMELNVVGLMNMQYAIADDKVYVLEANPRASRTVPLVSKVCNIQMARIATEIMLANQTDKESPVKELVSKSIPHFGVKEAVFPFNMFQEVDPLLGPEMRSTGEVLGIADSFELAFYKAQEATQSPLPTSGTVLISVNDQDKEAALETARVFSKMDFHIKATEGTHNFLKENGIASEEIKKLYQGRPNIIDGIKNNEIDLVINTPSGKRSQHDDSYIRKTAIKHKVPYITTMAAALASARGIAVYKENNGQEAGKKSLQEYHRDIGDTL
- a CDS encoding PAS domain S-box protein, yielding MKRFFYSLRFRIILLILLAVLPALGLILYTANEEHKLATQQAKADALTIARLISHDEERIIAESRQFLAVTAQLPIFLSGGSAEHTAFLQDLLGKTPHYSSISVVKPDGSLLSSSPPVNESIDLADRPYLQRSLLTGEFRVGDYQISRLTGSASLPFSYPIIDDVGRIQAVLVAELDLAWLNQMAAEAKLPEGSVLTIRDRNGTILARYPEPEKWVGKSVPEAPIAQAITSHPNKSTMESLGVDGIPRLYAFQQFADYAGDRDVFISVGIPTEVAFAGVNRIQTRNLVGVGLVTFLAVLIAWSGSYRLILRRINELMSATKSLAAGDLSVRTNLPYGQGELGQLSRAFDSMAAKLEQRTKELQEAESRYRALVENIPAVTYTLKPGDEGYVSPQINKMLGLSQAEWMSDPGLCFNQVHPLDRPRVRVEVCERIEKLESYRSEYRMIISSGFQVWVRNEAAAIRDESGQPSFIQGFVTDITDRKQNEEAVKLAYLKLNQIFNTAVDGMCVINKEFKIIKANDAYCTLAGIAKEAAIGAKCYEVFPSPICCTSDCPLNQILNGKTHVEYDMEKVLDNGSLLACIVTANAYHDLNGELIGVVEDIKDISERKQVEREMARLEQLNMVGEMAAGIGHEIRNPMTTVRGFLQMLGGKKELIEYKAHFDLMIEELDRANSIITEFLSLAKDKPSDLKTQNLNKVVKALFPLMESDSINSEKYVTLELNEEIPDLLLDEKEIRQVILNLVRNGLEAMSPGGNLTVKTFTANNEVVLAVQDQGTGIESEVLEKLGQPFLTTKENGTGLGLSLCYSIVNRHNAVMEVETSREGTTMYVKFNSCFPPGQD
- a CDS encoding TrkH family potassium uptake protein, coding for MINVDSRTKKLKPLSITPAQAIVIGYLLFDILATILLSLPFSLNPGMNLSIIDALFTATSAISVTGLTVVSTPETFSFIGKVILTFLLQFGGIGIMTLGTLFYVLRGTKVNLLTRMMMKSDQNQTSFSGMIKLMLFILKVAIVLEVIGTVILTIYFWLFYNMPFDKALGFGSFHSVSGFTNAGFDLFGNSLQNFTQDYFIQSVISLLLLAGAIGFPVLMELYFYFKALYDKSRFHFSLYTKVTTVTFFILLIIGFVMVIISESSSALAGLPWHEKISIALFHSLNTRSGGFSTIDAGVLHNAALLFFSLLMFIGASPSSCGGGIRTTTFAIAFLSMLASFRGRSDVRIFRRELYHENITRAFTVFFIATMLVVGSVFLLTILEPYTTNEIVFEVCSAFGTTGLSTGITGDLSTLGKLIIITLMFIGRIGIISLLLFFQGKTIAGPKYHLLKERIIIG
- a CDS encoding DUF3231 family protein codes for the protein MGTENYPLGVAGIREMIKRELLGQTIFSLYTRRLRQVFFDKHNSGHISTVEAFNIWNSLRARYASIQTHKTDMNFVHDRDLYMLLRNHLSHFGKQVNVLEKAAKDYKVKPPARPPEEINFTTKIDEITDDYIFKRIYADLHAELFALSRATRSSTTNDNLRKIFNDIFLVHINIFERYYKYGKLKGWTDIEPSYTSFKEVEREQLSVSEAYHIWDHLNERYDQIQLTQFYLTFAHDADFKKILSRGLTELTKQASILEKLATKFYVPLPKKPPAFQEASVDPEIMEDNFVFRRLFTGIQAAIGLHIRAVVETVRNDYLREEFYKLLKKELEILDAYLKYGKLKGWLPAVPTYSP